One region of Quercus lobata isolate SW786 chromosome 2, ValleyOak3.0 Primary Assembly, whole genome shotgun sequence genomic DNA includes:
- the LOC115976680 gene encoding homeobox-leucine zipper protein HAT5 isoform X1, with protein MMESSRLFFDPSACRGSNMLFLGNGDNTFRGGRAIMSMEESSKRRSFFSSPDELFDEEYYDEQLPEKKRRLSPEQVHLLEKSFETENKLEPERKTQLAKKLGLQPRQVAVWFQNRRARWKTKQLERDYDVLKSSYDSLYSNYDTLVKEHEKLKSEVVSLNEKLQAKGVAGADISAQKAEPLPGDITNVSALQFNVKVEDRLSCGSAVVDEDGPQILDTGDSYFPSDNYPAEDDGSDDGHSYFGNVFVAAEPQHQEDEEPLEWLEWP; from the exons ATGATGGAATCCAGCCGCCTTTTCTTCGACCCTTCCGCCTGCCGTGGCAGCAACATGTTGTTCCTCGGGAATGGTGATAATACTTTTcgag GAGGAAGAGCAATAATGAGCATGGAGGAAAGCTCAAAGAGGCGATCCTTTTTCAGCTCACCGGATGAACTGTTCGACGAGGAATATTACGACGAGCAGTTGCCGGAGAAGAAGCGCCGCCTCAGCCCTGAGCAG GTGCATCTGCTGGAGAAGAGCTTTGAGACAGAGAACAAACTGGAGCCAGAGCGAAAGACCCAGCTGGCCAAGAAGCTGGGGCTGCAGCCAAGACAGGTGGCTGTATGGTTCCAGAACCGCCGGGCACGGTGGAAGACAAAGCAGCTCGAAAGGGACTATGATGTCCTCAAATCTTCTTATGACTCACTCTACTCTAATTATGACACTCTTGTCAAGGAGCATGAGAAGCTCAAATCTGag GTGGTTTCCTTAAATGAAAAACTTCAAGCTAAAGGGGTGGCTGGAGCAGATATTTCAGCTCAAAAAGCTGAGCCACTTCCGGGGGATATCACCAATGTTTCAGCCCTCCAATTCAATGTGAAGGTTGAGGACCGCCTGAGTTGTGGGAGTGCTGTGGTAGATGAGGATGGTCCACAGATTTTGGACACTGGTGATTCATACTTCCCAAGTGACAACTATCCTGCAGAGGATGATGGGAGTGATGATGGCCACAGTTACTTCGGCAATGTGTTTGTAGCTGCAGAACCTCAACACCAGGAGGATGAAGAGCCTTTGGAATGGTTGGAGTGGCCATAA
- the LOC115976681 gene encoding methyl-CpG-binding domain-containing protein 9, translating to MELGAETRMMELTDSSDELSRVRDESRNSAEETRSGIGIGLGLGIDLNEIPSPSLHETLPDSFEVVRNFHDNPPPPLGGPAELPGAENDAGAGNINHARRSSGACGACGGPEVKGQVVVCDGCERGFHIGCAGARGRQVLSHDEWICTECERSGVKSKRWPLGVKSKRILDINSSPPSDADADGEATVELLGSRKHTPGDNSFGRNPFGAPVTFPNFLYAGNGFGFPKASGILTHTVKLGFEDILQHSQSTNRKYEEVDLGFPLGRCKSSNNTVIRRSSPNPSEIFLQALRDFVSERHGVLEEGWRVEFRQSMGNCELCAVYCAPDGKIFDSVYEVACYLGLKPNFNTLEPEVRSEGSQSMSGRSHLSRKRKSSRISIANGFAENKEILTSDNHKELSSNGLTMEVCSNTVGNNVKVTETGTEENAYSGSQQSKDGFPVQFEDFFVLSLGELDARASYHDVSQIWPVGYRSCWHDKITGSLFMCEVSDGGDSGPIFRVRRCSCSVLSIPNGVTVICRQNLGQFVDQINEEINDITSHDMDCDNDSGIQTILSDPCPPSENDILSCLRSCSNRACDVQTLGDLGLRDEIGEILVEDRSSSSAWKKVAKKIITACSEICERKGTLKFFCKHVENEIGIPNSYVASDKSQVNWTLLSKFCSSQASLSIPSVFQADNELETSFNVLEKWLEQDRFGLDAEFVQEIIEQLPGVQACSRYEFLINRGNYSASPTVGNGLLMVKLKGALHCIEEEALDGLFRRSKKARLVENHVIYDCPPPGKPLCSRVPHELVGDVYQAWELLWRFHEILSLKEPLSLEELEEELINPWSDGTNLLEKFEKETQGSRGVQSHRIDGTGGSILSPSCKSSPSPDAENPHVFIQMETGATKEAAQAKLASLTYSRSSGVALTKAHKSLLRVLIGELQSKVAALVDPNFDSGESKSKRGRKKDVDSGIPAKITKINMLPINELTWPELARRYILAVLSMDGNLDSAEITARESGKVFRCLKGDGGVLCGSLTGVAGMEADALLLAEATKQIFGPLNRENDVLAIEDETSDANATGASEKNCVNGDNIPEWAKVLEPVRKLPTNVGTRIRKCVYEALDKGPPEWAKKILEHSISKEVYKGNASGPTKKAVLSVLADVCGDKVQQKSVKGAKQKTFISISDIIMKRCRIVLRHAAAADDTKVFCTLLGRKPINSSDNDDEGFLGSPAMVSRPLDFRTIDLRLATGAYGGSHEAFLEDIRELWNTIRTAYGDQPDLVELADTLSQNFELLYEKEVATVVQKFGEYTKLERFSAETRKEIDEFLASTNEIPKAPWDEEVCRVCGIDRDDDSVLLCDTCDAEYHTYCLDPPLARIPEGNWYCPTCAGKRMVQDASEHIQVINRRQSKKYQGEFTRVYLEALTQLSSVMEEKEYWEFSVGERTFLLKFLCDELLNSALIRQHLEQCPESSAELQQKLRSLSVELKNLKAKEENLAARAAKADTSLLNGVGEVNVKEGVANKLTNQGNCLGRTQISTGTPNHFGVFSNELLHPEGDQDESGLNGADKHPPVVTGSENNIQIMNYIDTEVHLKDVNGVVDDRKVAGNLFSHSASQETGKSSRPNGLPISNSPSQEINGSAGDIDFQDNLQEYKGREISLSPSDRQGHSTATKVSSHAAQHAPVGANESQACHLELNSVKNDIALLQDSITSVESQLFRLSVRREFLGSDSVGRFYWASVTLGGHPRFIVCGRAMQHGRKMMYHGAAADKFSVLQNSALSGIDNHEGSKASCPFLSELNDAMALCSSWFCYETDAEIHELTGWLKTNDPKGRELKESILQWQKLRFQDSFQNENEGQDEHQADLSLSRNRELAGSSNCLVSKAATLLEEKYGPCFELETIDILKKRGKKVRVVNDEKMYRCDCLELIWPSRHHCHSCHRSFYTDVELEGHNDGRCSFGAPAFEKGKEITDVKKGKGNPKCEVVREECTGEMDGVETSKGGRSQPSSRLIKYQNEGLVCPYDFDEISSKFVTKDSNKDLVQEIGLLCSNGIPSLVPSTSPYLSDSTVVLIPQEDVGLAGDGSKAIERPVSEENTSITNAGHDGRCDNSPRRSANEVSQKVLKTNKAALGRVEKRGKISSLDCHSLETGVGRCCVVPVSSLRPLVGKVSQISRRLKINLLDMDAALPEEALRPSKSHVERRWAWRAFVKSAGTIYEMVQATIVLEDMIRTEYLRNDWWYWSSLSAAAKTSTLSSLALRIFSLDAAIVYEKISSCLDSTENLEPSSIPDPKPLPSLELAEKSKVTRRSNKKRKEPEG from the exons ATGGAACTCGGAGCCGAGACTCGGATGATGGAACTCACCGATTCAAGCGACGAACTCAGTAGGGTTAGGGACGAGTCTAGGAACTCGGCCGAGGAGACTCGGTCCGGTATCGGAATTGGACTCGGCCTCGGAATCGATCTCAATGAGATCCCCTCGCCTTCGCTCCACGAAACCCTACCCGATTCGTTCGAAGTTGTCCGGAACTTCCACGACAACCCTCCGCCGCCGCTAGGAGGCCCTGCGGAACTCCCTGGTGCAGAGAACGATGCCGGCGCCGGCAATATCAACCACGCGCGCCGCTCCTCTGGCGCTTGTGGTGCGTGCGGGGGGCCTGAGGTTAAAGGCCAAGTTGTCGTCTGCGACGGCTGCGAGCGCGGCTTCCACATCGGCTGCGCAGGAGCGAGAGGCCGCCAGGTTTTGAGCCACGACGAGTGGATTTGTACGGAGTGCGAGCGCAGCGGTGTGAAAAGCAAGCGTTGGCCTCTTGGGGTTAAGTCCAAGCGGATTTTGGACATCAACTCTTCGCCGCCGAGCGACGCCGATGCCGACGGTGAGGCCACGGTGGAGTTATTGGGTTCGAG aaAACACACTCCAGGTGATAATTCTTTTGGTCGCAATCCATTTGGTGCTCCAGTGACATTCCCTAACTTTTTGTACGCGGGAAATGGCTTTGGATTTCCAAAAGCTTCTGGGATTTTGACACACACTGTCAAATTGGGTTTTGAAGATATATTGCAACATTCACAGAGTACTAATAGAAAATATGAGGAGGTAGATTTGGGTTTCCCACTAGGAAGGTGTAAGAGTAGTAATAATACAGTTATTAGACGATCATCTCCGAATCCTAGCGAGATTTTTTTGCAAGCTCTTAGAGATTTTGTTTCTGAAAGGCATGGTGTACTGGAGGAAGGTTGGCGCGTGGAATTTAGACAATCAATGGGCAATTGTGAACTGTGTGCTGTTTACTGTGCTCCAGATGGGAAGATATTTGATTCAGTGTATGAAGTTGCTTGTTATCTTGGGCTGAAGCCTAACTTCAACACTTTGGAACCTGAAGTAAGAAGTGAGGGTTCTCAGTCAATGTCTGGAAGGTCTCATCTATCAAGGAAAAGGAAGTCATCAAGAATTTCAATTGCTAATGGTTTTGCTGAAAATAAGGAAATTTTGACCAGCGATAATCATAAAGAGCTCTCATCAAATGGCCTGACTATGGAAGTCTGTTCAAATACTGTTGGGAATAATGTAAAAGTTACAGAAACTGGGACAGAAGAGAATGCTTACTCTGGGTCTCAGCAGTCTAAA GATGGGTTTCCTGTGCAGtttgaagatttttttgttctttcactTGGAGAGCTTGATGCTAGGGCTTCATATCATGATGTTAGCCAGATCTGGCCTGTAGGATATAGATCCTGTTGGCACGATAAGATTACTGGTTCTCTTTTTATGTGTGAAGTGTCAGACGGTGGTGATTCTGGACCTATCTTTAGGGTCAGAAGGTGTTCATGCTCTGTGTTGTCCATTCCAAATGGGGTAACTGTCATCTGCAGGCAAAACCTTGGGCAGTTTGTTGATCAAATTAATGAAGAAATCAATGATATTACTTCCCATGATATGGATTGTGATAATGATAGTGGAATTCAGACTATTCTTTCAGACCCCTGCCCGCCTTcagaaaatgatattttgtcCTGTCTTCGGAGTTGTTCAAATCGAGCTTGTGATGTTCAGACATTAGGCGATTTAGGTTTGAGAGATGAAATTGGCGAGATTTTAGTAGAAGATCGCTCGTCATCTTCTGCATGGAAAAAGGTGgctaaaaaaatcattactgCATGCTCTGAAATCTGTGAACGGAAAGGCACTTTAAAGTTCTTCTGCAAGCATGTTGAAAATGAAATAGGCATACCTAATAGTTATGTAGCATCTGATAAAAGCCAAGTGAATTGGACATTATTATCTAAATTCTGCAGTTCACAGGCTTCCCTCAGCATCCCATCTGTATTTCAGGCTGACAATGAGCTGGAGACTTCATTTAACGTACTGGAAAAATGGTTGGAGCAGGATAGATTTGGATTAGATGCGGAATTTGTGCAGGAAATCATAGAACAGCTTCCTGGGGTACAAGCCTGTTCACGCTATGAGTTTCTGATAAATAGAGGTAATTATTCTGCTTCACCAACAGTTGGAAATGGGCTCCTGATGGTCAAATTGAAAGGTGCTTTACATTGCATTGAAGAAGAAGCATTGGATGGATTATTTAGGAGATCCAAAAAAGCCAGGTTGGTTGAAAACCACGTCATTTATGACTGTCCTCCTCCTGGTAAGCCTTTGTGCTCGAGGGTTCCCCATGAACTTGTTGGTGATGTTTATCAG GCTTGGGAGTTACTGTGGCGTTTTCATGAAATTTTGAGTCTGAAAGAACCTTTGTCATTGGAGGAACTTGAAGAAGAACTCATCAATCCATGGTCAGATGGCACAAATCTTCTAGAGAAATTTGAAAAGGAGACCCAGGGGAGTCGTGGTGTACAGTCACATAGAATTGATGGTACTGGTGGATCAATCTTATCCCCCAGCTGTAAATCTTCTCCTTCACCAGATGCAGAAAATCCGCATGTGTTTATACAAATGGAAACAGGGGCGACAAAGGAGGCAGCTCAAGCTAAACTTGCATCTCTTACTTACAGTAGAAGCTCTGGTGTAGCCTTAACTAAGGCTCATAAATCTCTGCTAAGAGTGCTGATAGGTGAGCTGCAATCCAAGGTTGCTGCACTAGTTGATCCAAATTTTGATTCCGGAGAGTCAAAATCAAAACGGGGAAGGAAGAAAGATGTGGATAGCGGTATTCCTGCTAAAATAACTAAGATCAATATGCTGCCTATTAATGAACTAACTTGGCCAGAATTAGCTCGAAGATACATCTTGGCTGTCTTATCCATGGATGGTAATCTTGACTCTGCAGAGATTACTGCTCGTGAAAGTGGCAAGGTCTTTCGCTGTTTGAAAGGTGATGGTGGGGTGCTTTGTGGCTCACTTACTGGAGTGGCTGGAATGGAAGCTGATGCCCTT TTGCTTGCAGAGGCTACAAAGCAAATTTTTGGTCCTTTGAACAGAGAAAATGATGTTCTTGCCATAGAAGATGAAACTTCTGATGCAAATGCAACTGGTGCTTCCGAGAAGAATTGTGTGAATGGTGATAATATACCTGAGTGGGCAAAGGTGCTGGAACCTGTTAGAAAACTACCCACAAATGTGGGAACAAGGATCAGAAAGTGTGTTTATGAAGCTTTGGATAAAGGTCCACCGGAGTGGGCAAAGAAGATATTGGAACATTCAATCAGTAAAGAAGTGTACAAGGGCAATGCATCAGGACCTACAAAG AAAGCTGTTCTTTCAGTGCTAGCTGATGTATGTGGTGACAAAGTGCAACAAAAATCTGTGAAGGGGGCAAAACAGAAGACTTTTATCTCTATATCCGACATCATCATGAAGCGATGCCGTATTGTGTTACGTCATGCTGCTGCTGCAGATGATACAAAAGTTTTCTGCACTCTGCTGGGGAGAAAACCAATAAATTCAAGCGATAATGATGATGAGGGATTTCTTGGATCTCCTGCCATGGTATCTCGTCCTTTGGACTTCAGGACCATTGATTTGAGATTGGCAACTGGGGCCTATGGTGGATCTCATGAAGCGTTTCTTGAGGACATTCGGGAG TTATGGAATACTATTCGCACTGCTTATGGGGATCAGCCTGATTTGGTTGAATTGGCTGATACATTATCTCAGAACTTTGAATTATTGTATGAAAAGGAG GTTGCTACTGTTGTCCAGAAATTTGGGGAGTACACTAAATTGGAAAGATTTAGTGCTGAAACAAGGAAGGAAATTGACGAGTTTCTTGCTTCCACAAATGAGATTCCCAAAGCCCCTTGGGATGAGGAAGTTTGCAGAGTATGTGGCATTGATAGAGATGATGACAGTGTCCTACTATGTGATACTTGTGATGCTGAGTATCATACTTATTGCTTGGATCCTCCACTTGCAAGGATTCCTGAAGGAAACTGGTATTGCCCTACTTGTGCTGGTAAACGCATGGTCCAAGATGCCTCAGAACACATCCAGGTCATTAACCGACGCCAGAGTAAAAAGTATCAGGGAGAATTTACCCGTGTTTACTTGGAGGCACTTACACAATTATCATCTGTAATGGAAGAGAAAGAGTACTGGGAGTTCAGTGTAGGCGAG AGAACATTCCTGCTCAAATTTTTATGTGATGAGTTACTTAACTCAGCTCTTATCCGTCAGCACCTTGAGCAGTGCCCCGAGTCATCAGCTGAATTGCAGCAGAAATTGCGTTCTTTATCTGTTGAATTGAAGAATCTTAAGGCCAAGGAAGAAAACTTGGCTGCACGAGCTGCGAAGGCTGATACAAGTTTGCTTAATGGTGTTGGGGAAGTTAATGTAAAAGAAGGTGTTGCTAATAAACTTACAAACCAGGGAAATTGTTTGGGACGGACGCAAATTTCAACTGGTACTCCTAACCATTTTGGAGTCTTCTCTAATGAACTGCTGCATCCAGAGGGTGATCAAGATGAATCTGGGCTTAATGGTGCTGATAAACACCCACCTGTTGTCACTGGTTCAGAGAATAACATCCAAATTATGAATTACATAGACACTGAAGTTCATTTAAAAGATGTCAATGGTGTGGTGGATGACAGGAAAGTAGCTGGCAACCTTTTCTCCCATAGTGCTTCTCAAGAGACTGGCAAATCCAGTAGACCAAATGGGTTGCCCATATCAAATTCACCGTCCCAAGAAATTAATGGCTCTGCTGGAGACATCGATTTCCAGGATAACTTGCAAGAATACAAGGGAAGGGAGATTTCTTTGTCACCTTCTGATCGGCAAGGACATAGTACTGCTACCAAGGTGAGCAGTCATGCAGCTCAGCATGCTCCTGTTGGTGCAAATGAGTCACAGGCCTGTCATCTTGAGTTGAACTCTGTGAAGAATGACATTGCGCTTCTGCAGGACTCAATTACTTCTGTGGAGTCGCAGCTTTTTAGGCTTTCTGTGAGGAGGGAGTTTTTGGGAAGTGATTCTGTGGGTCGATTTTATTGGGCTTCTGTCACACTGGGCGGGCATCCGCGGTTTATTGTTTGTGGGAGAGCTATGCAGCATGGAAGGAAGATGATGTATCACGGAGCTGCTGCTGACAAGTTTTCTGTTCTGCAGAATTCTGCTTTATCTGGCATAGATAATCATGAGGGATCAAAAGCTTCCTGTCCTTTCCTATCTGAGCTGAATGATGCTATGGCCCTTTGTTCATCATGGTTTTGTTATGAAACTGATGCAGAAATTCATGAACTGACTGGTTGGTTGAAGACTAATGACCCAAAGGGGAGAGAATTGAAAGAGTCCATTTTGCAGTGGCAAAAGCTGAGATTTCAAGACtcttttcaaaatgaaaatgaaggtCAGGATGAGCACCAGGCAGATCTGTCATTGAGCAGAAATAGGGAGCTAGCTGGATCTTCTAATTGTCTTGTCTCAAAGGCAGCCACATTGCTTGAGGAGAAGTATGGTCCCTGCTTTGAGTTGGAAACAATTGACATTTTGAAGAAGCGGGGGAAAAAGGTAAGAGTAGTCAATGATGAGAAGATGTACAGATGCGATTGCTTAGAACTCATTTGGCCTTCTAGACACCATTGCCACTCTTGTCACAGATCCTTTTATACTGATGTGGAACTTGAGGGGCACAATGATGGTAGGTGCAGTTTTGGTGCACCAGCCTTTGAGAAGGGTAAGGAAATAACTGATGTAAAGAAAGGCAAAGGGAATCCAAAATGTGAAGTCGTTCGGGAGGAGTGCACAGGAGAAATGGATGGTGTTGAAACTTCAAAAGGTGGACGTTCTCAGCCTAGCTCAAGGCTGATTAAATATCAGAATGAAGGATTAGTATGCCCGTATGACTTTGATGAGATCAGTTCCAAGTTTGTGACAAAGGATTCGAACAAGGATTTGGTACAGGAGATTGGACTTCTTTGTTCAAATGGAATCCCATCTCTTGTCCCATCCACATCTCCTTACCTCAGTGATTCTACAGTAGTCTTAATTCCTCAGGAAGATGTAGGTCTTGCAGGTGATGGGTCTAAGGCTATTGAAAGACCTGTTTCAGAAGAAAATACTAGCATAACTAATGCTGGCCATGATGGTAGATGTGATAATTCTCCCAGAAGATCTGCAAATGAAGTCAGTCAAAAAGTACTGAAAACCAACAAGGCAGCTTTAGGACGTGTGGAGAAAAGAGGGAAAATATCCTCTTTAGACTGCCATTCTTTAGAAACGGGTGTTGGTCGCTGTTGTGTGGTGCCCGTGTCTTCCTTGAGGCCATTAGTAGGTAAAGTTTCACAGATTTCAAGGCGACTCAAGATCAACTTACTAGATATGGATGCTGCCCTCCCTGAAGAAGCTCTTAGACCATCAAAGTCGCATGTGGAAAGGAGATGGGCATGGCGTGCTTTTGTTAAATCTGCAGGGACAATATATGAG ATGGTTCAAGCAACAATTGTATTGGAGGACATGATTAGGACAGAATACTTGAGGAATGATTGGTGGTATTGGTCTTCACTCTCAGCTGCTGCCAAAACTTCTACTCTCTCTTCCCTTGCCCTACGTATATTCTCCCTTGATGCTGCTATCGTGTATGAGAAGATCTCATCCTGTTTAGATTCAACTGAAAATTTGGAACCAAGCAGCATACCAGATCCAAAGCCGCTTCCAAGCTTGGAATTAGCAGAGAAATCCAAGGTCACCAGGAGGTCTAACAAGAAGAGGAAGGAACCAGAGGGTTAA
- the LOC115976680 gene encoding homeobox-leucine zipper protein HAT5 isoform X2, protein MMESSRLFFDPSACRGSNMLFLGNGGRAIMSMEESSKRRSFFSSPDELFDEEYYDEQLPEKKRRLSPEQVHLLEKSFETENKLEPERKTQLAKKLGLQPRQVAVWFQNRRARWKTKQLERDYDVLKSSYDSLYSNYDTLVKEHEKLKSEVVSLNEKLQAKGVAGADISAQKAEPLPGDITNVSALQFNVKVEDRLSCGSAVVDEDGPQILDTGDSYFPSDNYPAEDDGSDDGHSYFGNVFVAAEPQHQEDEEPLEWLEWP, encoded by the exons ATGATGGAATCCAGCCGCCTTTTCTTCGACCCTTCCGCCTGCCGTGGCAGCAACATGTTGTTCCTCGGGAATG GAGGAAGAGCAATAATGAGCATGGAGGAAAGCTCAAAGAGGCGATCCTTTTTCAGCTCACCGGATGAACTGTTCGACGAGGAATATTACGACGAGCAGTTGCCGGAGAAGAAGCGCCGCCTCAGCCCTGAGCAG GTGCATCTGCTGGAGAAGAGCTTTGAGACAGAGAACAAACTGGAGCCAGAGCGAAAGACCCAGCTGGCCAAGAAGCTGGGGCTGCAGCCAAGACAGGTGGCTGTATGGTTCCAGAACCGCCGGGCACGGTGGAAGACAAAGCAGCTCGAAAGGGACTATGATGTCCTCAAATCTTCTTATGACTCACTCTACTCTAATTATGACACTCTTGTCAAGGAGCATGAGAAGCTCAAATCTGag GTGGTTTCCTTAAATGAAAAACTTCAAGCTAAAGGGGTGGCTGGAGCAGATATTTCAGCTCAAAAAGCTGAGCCACTTCCGGGGGATATCACCAATGTTTCAGCCCTCCAATTCAATGTGAAGGTTGAGGACCGCCTGAGTTGTGGGAGTGCTGTGGTAGATGAGGATGGTCCACAGATTTTGGACACTGGTGATTCATACTTCCCAAGTGACAACTATCCTGCAGAGGATGATGGGAGTGATGATGGCCACAGTTACTTCGGCAATGTGTTTGTAGCTGCAGAACCTCAACACCAGGAGGATGAAGAGCCTTTGGAATGGTTGGAGTGGCCATAA